Within the Deltaproteobacteria bacterium genome, the region GCGAAACCCACCCCCAAGCCCCAGGAGGGCGAGGACGAGAACGACCAGCCGCCCGAAGAAGAGAAGAAATCCCCCGACACCCGCGTGGAGGAATCGACTGAACAGCAGACGGTCGAGAACCTGACGCCCGATCAGGCCGCGCGGATTCTGGATTCGCTCAAGCGCGATGAACAGGCCGAGCTCATCCGGCAGATCCTGCCGAAGACGGGATACACCGTTCCCGACAAGGACTGGTGATGTCCGCGCCCCTTCGCCATCTCACGGGCCTCGTCGGGCTGCTCTTCGTTCTCGCGGCCGCACCGGCCGTCGCGCAGGTCACGCTCTCGCTCGATGCCGAGCCGCAGTCCGTCCAGGTGGGCGACGCCGTGACGGTGACGATTCGCCTCGAAGGCGCGGGGCTCTCCGCGCCGAAGCCACAGCTTCCGAGCCCCGCAAACCTCGAACTGATCGGCACGTCGGGCGGGCCCAGCATCCAGATCGTCAACGGCCAGACGACGGTCACGCACCAGACGGGACTGACGTTTCGCGCGACGACCGTTGGCAAGGTCACGATCGGCCCGGCGAAGATGACGATTCGCGGGCAGGTGTTTCAGAGCAACACCGCGGACGTGGAGGTCGTCGACCGCATGGCGGCCGCCGCGCCCGGCGACGTGCCCGAGGAAGCCGCGGGAAACGGCGCGTTCATCGACGCCGAGGTCGAACCCGAAACCGCGTACCCGGGACAGGAAGTCATCGTCACCTACTACTTCTACCTGATTGAGGGACAGGGACTCGAAGGCGCGGAACTGCTGGGAGATCCGGCGTTCACCGGCGGTCTCGGCCATCGACTCTCGGGCGGGCAGTCGTTCAACTTCACCTCCACGAACGTCGGCGGAACTCGATACAAGGTGTCGCAGGTGGTGCGTTTCGCCGTGTATCCCATCGCGCCGGGCGAGGTGAAGATCGAGCCGCTCGTCATGTCGGTGCTGCTGCCCGAACGAAATAGTCGGCGGCGGAGCGACCCCTTCGGCATCGATGCGTTTTTCGGGCGCACGGTCCGGCGTGAACTGCGCAGCCCCGCGAAGACCATCACGGTGAAGCCCCTGCCCGTCGCCGGGCGGCCCGCGGGGTTCGAGAACAACGTCGGCGTCTTCACGATGGCCGCCGCGATCGACAAGGCGCAGGTCCGCGCGGGCGAGGGGGCGACCGTGTCGATCACCGTCACGGGCAAGGGCAACGCCGACAGCCTCGGCGCGCCGAAGCTGAACCTGCCGACCGGCTTGCGCGGGTTCAAGGA harbors:
- a CDS encoding protein BatD — encoded protein: MSAPLRHLTGLVGLLFVLAAAPAVAQVTLSLDAEPQSVQVGDAVTVTIRLEGAGLSAPKPQLPSPANLELIGTSGGPSIQIVNGQTTVTHQTGLTFRATTVGKVTIGPAKMTIRGQVFQSNTADVEVVDRMAAAAPGDVPEEAAGNGAFIDAEVEPETAYPGQEVIVTYYFYLIEGQGLEGAELLGDPAFTGGLGHRLSGGQSFNFTSTNVGGTRYKVSQVVRFAVYPIAPGEVKIEPLVMSVLLPERNSRRRSDPFGIDAFFGRTVRRELRSPAKTITVKPLPVAGRPAGFENNVGVFTMAAAIDKAQVRAGEGATVSITVTGKGNADSLGAPKLNLPTGLRGFKEASRDDSVASLDTMKARRVFETVIVPEKDGEYTLGPFTLDVFNPVKQAYETISAGPIALSVLPGDVAAAPARPRTKEEIALAGRDIRTVKSDAQHLDEWREPITRHPAYWAVFLLAPVAFAVRAWRVRHAEHLAGNVALARRLRAGKEAKKHLAAANNAVGGAPSDFGAALTAALIGFVADQFAVEAPSLTAAAARERLAARGVGDDLLRDFADLLGACDAMRFGGVNPPPDDRRAAIDRAGRWIDAMHRLLAKGGAS